TCTCCATTAGACGACACAGCAATGGATTGAATGGCATCGGAGTGTCCACTGAGCACTTTGGCACAATCTCCGGATAGGCTGTCCCATATGCGTACCTTCCCGTCAAGACAGCCTGTGGCTATGTATCTCGAACCGGCAAGCCATAGCAAACATGTCACGGTGTCCTGCACAACGTAGGGAAATCATGTACTCTTAAGCCTGCCTCTATCGAAAAAAGAACTCATGATAACTAGTTATGCAAACCTCGTGTTCGCATATGCAACGTGGAGATGAATGCTGATCCCAGATTATGAGCTTCTTGTCCAGGCCTCCGGTTGCAGCCCTCCAGCTATCCCGTCGAGAGCTACAAGAAGGAAGTTATACCAGTAAATATTCTACGCAATTTTCACAAGAGAATGTCCGAATGAATCTTTTCTATGTCTAATTCGTCCAGGAAGAGGAAAAAGTGGCAGGGGAAAACCTTGGTTCAAAAGCAACGGACTCTACTGATTCTGTATGTGCATTCAAGGAGAGAACAACCTGTGGATTGAGACATGATAAGATCACTCATTTGCCTAAGCAGTATAAGAAATAATGAGAGGTGAAATGAGGTAAAGAAGTACCTTGCCCGTTGATATATTGACAACGTGCACCGAACCATCGCTTGAACCAGTAATGACAAGACTAGAATCGGAGCTGATTGTCAAGCATGTGATTCCTTCAGTGTGATAAGGATGaccttttaataaaaatacagtTCGTTTATCAGATTTCGGTGTTGTAGCAAAAAATTGcagatatgaaagaatttaaagaaaagaaaaggaaaatggaacaagtataataataatggaaAGGGAAGTCGTAAATAGTGTAGTCATATATACAACAAAAGGCAGCTCAAGTTTCACAcatagatgaaaatgaaaacaaaaaccaaCCAAATAACGTACCTCTAACATCATGAATGATTTCCGCATTTTTAGGGTTCCAAATTTTCATAGTTGCATCATCAGAACCactacaaattattttacCTTCAGAAAGTGAAATTATCAGATGATGAAGCcaccaaaatacaaaatcatagCAAAAGGAAAGGTCAAGAGGCTTTTCTCATGACAACAAGTCCATACCATCGGGTGTAAAATCTCCGCAGGTCACACTACCCCCATGACCTGAGAAAACATTGAGATAAGCGCCCCCTTTGTCAGCATTCCACATCCAGATTGAGGCATCCTCTGCACCAGCCAAGACTAAGTGTCCTTTCGGATGCCACCTGACCCACTAACAACACATCATTGATATAGCATAAACATGAAGTAAACTATGGCAAATTACACCTCCATAACTTCGTAAAAATAACCTCAATGCCTGCACCAGGACCCTCAAGAGTACATTTCAATTCTTCCTTTGCTACGTCCCACACTTTCACTACTCCATCCAAGCCTCCAGATGCAATCAGTTGTCCATCCATGCTGAAGGATAAACTAGATACAGTTTCCTGGTGGCCTGTAGCGGATGTTTAAGAAGATGAAACATACAAACGGACGTACTAAAAGCGTTTCTACTCTTCGATAAAAAGAAGTTGTTCGATACTGAGACATGCACTTAATAAGAGATAAAGGTCAGTGAATAATGTGATAAACTAATGCTTTAGTAGTCCGAAAAAAATACCATAAAAAACAGTATTTACATGTCTAGGACTGCATTTATACCATGCTATAATAATGAATTAGCGAAACTGACAATTTAACTGAGTAACTTTATGGAATCAATAAATTCTTCAGCAATATATGATTTTCACCATATAATAAGAAGACATGGACAGTTTTTTGATAAAGGTCAATCCACTgaacttttatttgaaaagtAATAGTAGTGTATTTTTCATCCAGTTCTTTGCTCCAAGAGGatccaaaacaagaaaaatttGTTGGAAAGGTTTAGATTGTTGATAATTAAACACATACTTAAAACTCTGATACATTAAAAGCCATTTACGTTCATATATCAGACAACTAAAACCGTGAACAGGAAGACAGGAGACCAATTCCACACACCTTGCAATTCAAAAGCCCAATCCCCTTGACCAATCCTCCACAAAAATCCTTTATCATCTCCGCCTCCAGTTGCCACTAGAGAAGCATCTGTTGGACTACATGCAGCACTATACAGTTCACCTAGATGCAAAAGAAGCATTTATTAAGAACACATTATTAGATGTACGAACCAGATCAGATTTTT
The genomic region above belongs to Salvia hispanica cultivar TCC Black 2014 chromosome 3, UniMelb_Shisp_WGS_1.0, whole genome shotgun sequence and contains:
- the LOC125216790 gene encoding angio-associated migratory cell protein encodes the protein MNAPSPVHDDNDNGEQTFIDESDIINEYEIDDEELPDADEEGGSGGEEEFDGVDDSVHIFTGHTGELYSAACSPTDASLVATGGGDDKGFLWRIGQGDWAFELQGHQETVSSLSFSMDGQLIASGGLDGVVKVWDVAKEELKCTLEGPGAGIEWVRWHPKGHLVLAGAEDASIWMWNADKGGAYLNVFSGHGGSVTCGDFTPDGKIICSGSDDATMKIWNPKNAEIIHDVRGHPYHTEGITCLTISSDSSLVITGSSDGSVHVVNISTGKVVLSLNAHTESVESVAFEPSSRRDSWRAATGGLDKKLIIWDQHSSPRCICEHEDTVTCLLWLAGSRYIATGCLDGKVRIWDSLSGDCAKVLSGHSDAIQSIAVSSNGEYLVSVSIDETARVFEIAEFR